A region from the Vibrio navarrensis genome encodes:
- a CDS encoding vWA domain-containing protein yields MSDLIFLHPQWLFALIVIPVAILIQASRKKWRTGPIAAHLLKDNTMQRTSTLWLWLLAWTLTIVALASPSWQKNPLPSFDLAHNRVLLMDMSRSMYADDISPSRLQQAKYKALDLLPKWQEGSTALVAYAADAYLLSPLTSDSKTLANLVENLSPELMPFQGSNLASALRLALTQLQADSGRGGDIVLIGDDVDDSELQQALALLQGHSVRVSVLTVGTPAGAPVRLPNGSLLTNAQGQPIVAQSNLANMAKLAAQTGGIFLPVQHDNRDIEQLAALSNQPGLWQQVESRQQESGLSRVNGGFWLMPLILGLSLLLFRKGVFWMLLIALPLAHTPNASASPFLTPDQQGKVQFDAGEYQAAQQTFSDPLWKGAAAYEAGDYAQAAQWFSSSDSTAALYNLGNALAKNGQFDDAISAYQQALTKQPDLTQAQANLEAVKKAQQQQQQQQQQQQQQQQQQQQQQQQQQQQQQQQQQQQQQQQQQQQQQQQQQQQQQQQQQQQQQQQQQQQQQQQQQQQQSSSSESSRQEKTAEKSSSADKKNAQDDRREDAESKPQETAKAQEQEQEQEQEQQGKPNSTESSNSEQQPSVQAKQDEVDADKRKLEAIESARDPAYLLKVQILLQAQKRPKPDNNGKTW; encoded by the coding sequence GTGTCTGATTTGATTTTTCTTCATCCACAATGGCTGTTTGCGCTTATCGTTATCCCCGTGGCGATCTTGATCCAAGCCAGCCGGAAAAAGTGGCGCACAGGCCCAATTGCCGCGCACCTACTCAAAGACAACACCATGCAGCGAACCTCAACACTCTGGCTTTGGTTGCTGGCTTGGACTCTCACTATCGTGGCACTGGCATCACCCAGTTGGCAAAAGAACCCGTTACCGAGCTTTGACCTCGCCCACAACCGCGTGTTGCTGATGGATATGTCGCGCTCGATGTACGCCGATGACATCTCGCCCAGCCGTTTGCAGCAAGCCAAATACAAAGCGCTCGATCTGCTGCCCAAATGGCAAGAAGGCAGCACCGCCTTAGTCGCTTACGCCGCCGATGCGTATTTGCTCAGCCCTTTGACCAGCGACAGTAAAACGCTAGCCAATTTGGTGGAAAACTTGTCGCCAGAGCTGATGCCGTTTCAAGGCTCAAACTTAGCCAGCGCATTGCGATTGGCGCTCACTCAATTGCAAGCGGATTCGGGCCGTGGCGGCGACATCGTGCTGATCGGTGATGATGTCGACGACAGCGAGTTACAACAGGCGCTGGCGCTACTGCAAGGACACTCTGTGCGCGTCTCTGTGTTGACGGTTGGCACACCTGCGGGCGCGCCTGTGCGTCTGCCAAACGGCTCACTGCTGACCAATGCTCAAGGTCAACCGATCGTCGCGCAATCGAATCTGGCCAATATGGCCAAGCTCGCCGCGCAAACTGGCGGGATTTTTCTCCCCGTGCAACACGATAACCGCGACATCGAACAGCTTGCCGCGCTCAGCAATCAACCTGGGTTGTGGCAGCAGGTGGAAAGCCGTCAACAAGAGAGCGGTCTCTCTCGTGTTAACGGTGGTTTTTGGCTGATGCCCCTGATTCTCGGCTTAAGTTTGCTGCTGTTTCGTAAAGGCGTATTTTGGATGCTGCTCATCGCACTGCCGCTTGCCCACACACCAAACGCCAGCGCCTCGCCTTTTTTAACGCCCGATCAACAAGGCAAAGTGCAGTTTGATGCAGGAGAGTATCAAGCCGCACAACAAACGTTTAGCGACCCACTATGGAAAGGCGCAGCCGCTTATGAAGCGGGTGACTACGCCCAAGCCGCGCAGTGGTTTTCCAGTTCAGACAGTACAGCGGCGCTGTATAACCTTGGTAATGCATTAGCCAAAAACGGCCAGTTTGACGACGCGATCTCGGCGTATCAGCAAGCGTTAACCAAGCAGCCGGATCTTACTCAAGCGCAAGCCAACCTTGAGGCGGTGAAAAAGGCACAACAGCAACAGCAACAGCAACAGCAACAGCAACAGCAACAGCAACAGCAACAGCAACAGCAACAGCAACAGCAACAGCAACAGCAACAGCAACAGCAACAGCAACAGCAACAGCAACAGCAACAGCAACAGCAACAGCAACAGCAACAGCAACAGCAACAGCAACAGCAACAGCAACAGCAACAGCAACAGCAACAGCAACAGCAACAGCAACAGCAACAGCAACAGCAGTCTTCGAGTTCAGAGAGCAGCCGTCAAGAAAAAACGGCAGAAAAATCGTCGTCAGCAGATAAAAAAAATGCGCAAGATGATCGCCGCGAAGACGCAGAGTCAAAGCCTCAAGAAACTGCCAAAGCACAAGAGCAAGAGCAAGAGCAAGAGCAAGAGCAACAAGGCAAACCCAACTCCACAGAAAGTAGCAATAGCGAACAACAGCCAAGCGTTCAGGCAAAGCAAGACGAAGTGGATGCTGATAAACGCAAGTTGGAGGCGATAGAGAGTGCTCGCGACCCTGCTTATTTGCTCAAAGTGCAGATCTTGTTGCAAGCACAAAAGAGACCTAAACCGGATAACAATGGAAAAACTTGGTAG
- a CDS encoding BatD family protein, which produces MKKLSLFLILLIGFVSQHALANSLVASVNKTRLAQNELIELRIRADFSVDSSDIDLSVLDNDFFKSGPQFSSAKNYINGQYSQKSEWVLSISPKRTGNLTIPAFSAGGLQSQPIELIVSSDSNTPKVSDIIQYSMQLGQQTLYPAQTTPLKVEIRIKADPRRLENPRIVPPSVNGLSMQPVGQSKQYQIVEQGLQVTVVEQNYLISAQTAGEYEIQGPQFQGSLIYGDSLTGSARLLSLNSSGESKHIEVKAIPANASRPWLPASQLALTQSWQTSQGGNLDSVEQGSAISRIIKLKTKGISADLLPEIAINYPDSVRVYPEKPQFSTADDGSVEMTVKQVLIPSQTGRLTLPELSIDWWNTQSDQPKRATLAGLTLDITPSSSQVLSLPTLPAASQVNNESNQNAAAESGASPIWVYLTSLFAALWVLTLLAFALYWRRQTRRTQAPHQQQALTMGENSVLQAIERGDAAQIEAATRIWLNQHKVDAALRAEIEQQLELMNQAHFSAQAGSWTPEPLKLLLSRVGKSHNRQEQPLAKL; this is translated from the coding sequence ATGAAAAAGTTAAGCCTGTTTCTTATCTTGCTGATTGGCTTTGTCAGTCAGCATGCCTTGGCAAACTCCTTGGTTGCCAGCGTCAATAAGACCCGATTGGCACAAAATGAGCTGATCGAGCTGCGCATTCGCGCCGATTTTTCTGTCGATTCCAGCGACATTGATTTGAGTGTACTCGACAACGATTTCTTCAAATCGGGGCCTCAGTTCAGCTCAGCCAAGAACTACATCAACGGTCAGTACTCACAAAAAAGTGAATGGGTACTTTCCATCTCGCCAAAACGTACTGGGAACCTGACTATTCCCGCGTTCAGTGCGGGAGGGCTGCAAAGTCAACCCATCGAGTTGATCGTCTCAAGCGATAGCAATACGCCAAAGGTGAGCGACATCATCCAATACTCGATGCAGCTCGGGCAACAAACGCTCTACCCCGCGCAGACCACACCGCTAAAAGTGGAGATCCGCATTAAAGCGGACCCAAGACGTTTGGAAAACCCGCGCATCGTTCCGCCCTCAGTAAACGGTTTGTCGATGCAGCCTGTCGGGCAAAGCAAGCAATACCAAATAGTCGAACAAGGACTGCAAGTGACCGTGGTCGAGCAAAACTACCTCATCAGCGCACAAACAGCAGGCGAGTATGAAATCCAAGGCCCGCAGTTTCAGGGCTCACTGATTTATGGCGACAGCCTAACCGGCTCGGCCCGCCTGCTATCGCTCAACAGCAGCGGTGAATCGAAACACATTGAAGTGAAAGCCATCCCGGCCAACGCTAGTCGGCCTTGGTTGCCCGCGAGCCAACTTGCACTGACCCAAAGCTGGCAAACCAGCCAAGGGGGAAATTTAGACAGCGTGGAACAAGGGAGTGCGATTTCACGCATTATCAAGCTCAAAACCAAAGGGATCTCGGCCGACCTGCTACCGGAGATTGCGATCAATTATCCCGACTCGGTGCGTGTCTACCCAGAAAAGCCACAGTTTAGTACCGCTGATGATGGCAGTGTAGAAATGACGGTCAAACAGGTGCTGATCCCAAGCCAAACAGGCCGTTTAACGTTACCTGAACTGAGTATCGATTGGTGGAACACGCAAAGCGATCAGCCAAAACGCGCGACGCTCGCTGGGCTAACCCTAGACATCACACCGAGCAGTTCACAAGTGTTGAGCCTGCCAACCTTGCCGGCGGCAAGTCAGGTCAACAACGAAAGCAACCAGAACGCGGCGGCAGAAAGCGGCGCATCCCCCATTTGGGTTTATCTCACGAGCCTGTTTGCCGCGCTGTGGGTTCTCACTCTGCTTGCCTTTGCACTTTACTGGCGCCGCCAAACTCGTCGCACGCAGGCACCTCATCAGCAACAGGCGCTCACGATGGGCGAAAACTCGGTACTGCAAGCGATTGAGCGGGGCGACGCGGCGCAGATTGAGGCGGCCACGCGCATTTGGCTAAACCAACATAAGGTAGACGCCGCGTTACGTGCGGAAATTGAGCAGCAGCTTGAGTTAATGAATCAAGCGCACTTTTCAGCCCAAGCGGGAAGTTGGACGCCCGAACCACTGAAGCTTTTGCTTAGTCGCGTAGGGAAAAGTCACAACAGACAGGAACAGCCGCTCGCCAAGTTGTAA